In Mugil cephalus isolate CIBA_MC_2020 chromosome 20, CIBA_Mcephalus_1.1, whole genome shotgun sequence, the following are encoded in one genomic region:
- the LOC124998380 gene encoding uncharacterized protein LOC124998380, whose protein sequence is MDSADILVEKIFSAVKLQNESVEKLKKLATELEGFNKNINVSKVVGSSATAGGLAALTLAGVAAVCTGGAAIPFLATTGALATGVGLATNMGSDAAREALISSTMKEANKVSEEIKSLGEEIEELMEMVSKEKARRRRKVSQEKYVMERILRAIAKRNGLELKDKYDLITFAKRHLKKDMDFNILKKTVLEQSLLLKFVKGSVSNSTKTTIFEEKTAKELESNFTKIFESFDVTVSPKVTKHVAQGVAGLMFAVPELIVNIENLNNTDNAASETLRNLAETIETTAKDIQSELDEIEKLCQTLAKMETRRRRSCVIL, encoded by the exons ATGGATTCTGCCGACATTCTGGTTGAGAAAATTTTCTCAGCAGTGAAGCTACAAAACGAAAGTGTAGAAAAGTTGAAGAAGCTGGCCACTGAGCTGGAAGGATTTAACAAGAATATCAACGTCAGCAAAGTAGTTGGGAGCTCTGCCACTGCAGGTGGTCTAGCTGCCCTCACACTAGCAGGAGTAGCTGCCGTCTGCACAGGAGGAGCAGCGATACCTTTTCTAGCTACTACAGGAGCCTTAGCGACTGGTGTTGGTTTGGCTACCAACATGGGCTCTGATGCCGCCAGGGAAGCCTTAATAAGTAGCACCATGAAGGAGGCAAACAAGGTTTCAGAGGAGATTAAAAGTCTTGGCGAAGAAATTGAAGAACTTATGGAGATGGTGTCAAAAGAAAAGGCCAGACGTAGACGTAAAGTTTCTCAAGAGAAGTATGTCATGGAGAGAATCCTGAGAGCCATAGCCAAACGCAACGGGCTGGAATTGAAAGACAAGTACGATTTAATCACATTTGCAAAGAGACACCTTAAGAAGGACATGGATTTTAACATCCTGAAAAAAACAGTGTTGGAGCAGTCACTGCTTTTAAAGTTTGTTAAAGGATCGGTCTCAAATTCAACCAAAACAACCATATTCgaagaaaaaacagcaaaagagctggaAAGTAATTTCACCAAAATATTTGAATCGTTTGATGTGACAGTATCACCTAAAGTAACTAAGCAT GTGGCTCAAGGAGTGGCAGGACTTATGTTTGCAGTTCCTGAGCTCATTGTCAACATTGAGAATCTGAACAACACTGACAACGCCGCCAGTGAGACTCTGAGAAATCTGGCTGAAACCATTGAAACCACGGCCAAAGACATTCAGTCAGAACTGGACGAAATCGA AAAACTGTGTCAGACTCTGGCTAAAATGGAGACACGCAGGAGAAGATCGTGTGTTATTCTGTGA